The stretch of DNA TCATCTGGCGCATGTCGAGGCGGGGGTCATCCTGTGGCGGCATGATTCATAACCTCCAAAGGGACCAATTAGCGTCTGTACTATACCACTGACGAAGAGCCGCCATCTATGTTCATGGATGTGCCAGTGAGGTAACTGGCGCGGTCGGAGGCGAGGAAGGCGATGACATCGCCGGCCTCGGCGGCCTCGCCGACGCGGCCCAGGGGGACGCCGCGCTGCTTGGCCTGCTGGGCGTAGAAGTTGTCGAGGGTGAGGCCGGGGTCTTTCTTCTGCATTTCGCGAAATCGACGCTCCTGCTGGCCGCTTTTTATAACGCCGATGCAAACAGTATTTACCAGAATGTTGTCTTTGGCGAGGTCTTTGGAGAGGGCCTTGGTGAGGGCAATGCCTGCGGCGCGGCTGACGGAGGTGGGGACGGAGGCGGCGGTGGGGGCCTTGCCGCCGATGTTGGTGACGTTGATGATTCGACCGCCGCCAGCCTTTCGCATGTGGGGGAGGGCGGCGCGGGCGAATCGGACGGCGGCCATGAGCTTGAGGTCCAGGTCGTCGGACCAGGCCTGGTCGTCGACGCTTTCGAAGGTGCCGCCGGCGGACTGGCCGGCGTTGTTAACGACGATGTCCAGGCGGCCGAAGGCTTTCACCGTCTCGTTGACGATACGCTTAACGTCATCGGCCTTGGAGACATCGCCGGAGACGGGG from SAR202 cluster bacterium encodes:
- a CDS encoding SDR family oxidoreductase, translated to MDLGLKGKVAIITGGSEGIGKAAAARLAQEGASVVICARRKDVLQQAADELKKKTGGKVHPVSGDVSKADDVKRIVNETVKAFGRLDIVVNNAGQSAGGTFESVDDQAWSDDLDLKLMAAVRFARAALPHMRKAGGGRIINVTNIGGKAPTAASVPTSVSRAAGIALTKALSKDLAKDNILVNTVCIGVIKSGQQERRFREMQKKDPGLTLDNFYAQQAKQRGVPLGRVGEAAEAGDVIAFLASDRASYLTGTSMNIDGGSSSVV